The sequence below is a genomic window from Lolium perenne isolate Kyuss_39 chromosome 4, Kyuss_2.0, whole genome shotgun sequence.
GTTACTCGCCGAGGCCTCCTTCCGACATGAAAACAGAGCTTCTAATGGCGAAGCTCATCGTCTGGCACGTTTTGCTGTTTCTAGTAGTGTGGGACGTCAGGTGTGGCTCATCCAGCCTCCTGATGGTCTTTGtatcttgaataatgttattattcAATAAAGTGGCGTGCTtaaactcaaaaaaaaaaaagctacgCAGTCCGTCCTACTCACGATCGATATGGCAGCGTTTCTTCATCGTATGTAGCGTAGCTGCGTAGGTATACAAACTTTTTTGTCGCTGGCTTAGGTAGGGCGGGCGCCAGACCTTGCCCTACCGGGAGCCTCGCCACTGATACAGGCGGCACACACACAACCCCACCTAGGGACTCGAAGCCACTACTCTCGCGCCATCCTACGCCGGCAAGCAGTCCACGCGGCCCACTCGTCGGAGATTCGCTGGGAGATCTCCGCGGCAGTGCTGGATTGTGCATCAAACACACGGGCGTTCCTCTCAAGCCACAGAGAGCGGATCACGAGAAGGATTAGGGAGTTGAGAGTCTTCCTATCGGCGACCCTGGTGGCCAGCTCCGCCTGGGGCCACCACTCACGGATGGTGGACGTGGGTGTTGGCGGCAGGGGGCTCCATCCGAGTAGCCTGAAGGCTGATGCCCAAACCGAGGTGGCAAGGGGGCACTGGAGCGCTAGGTGATCGTACGTCTCGGCCGCCACATTGCATAGCGGGCAGATGGCATGGTTGGCCAGGCCATGCCGCTGCAAGCGGTCCGCTGTCCAGCAACGATACCACAACGCCAGCCACCCATGGAATTTATACTTCATGGGCGCGAAGGAGTGCCAAAGCTGGTCAGCACCTGGAAGCGCAACCTGGCCCGCGAAGAATGTGCAATACGCAGAACGGGAGGAGAAGGTGCCAtcggacgaccacttccacctGAACCGGTCACGTTCACCAGGTAGGAGGCGGACGTTAGCGGCAGCAATGGCAGCCCACAAGCGGAGGAACTAGACGACGGCATCAACCGTAAGGGTGCCCACAATGTCGCGCACCCAAGCACTGTTCGGAATGCCCTCCCGCAGCACCCTGGAACGCCGCAGACCTGGGCGAACAAGCCGTAGAAGCTCCGGCGCA
It includes:
- the LOC139839338 gene encoding uncharacterized protein is translated as MKYKFHGWLALWYRCWTADRLQRHGLANHAICPLCNVAAETYDHLALQCPLATSVWASAFRLLGWSPLPPTPTSTIREWWPQAELATRVADRKTLNSLILLVIRSLWLERNARVFDAQSSTAAEISQRISDEWAAWTACRRRMARE